GGCTCTTCAAGTTAATAGCCAAGTTTTTTGTCTTACCAATTATACTCAATTAATGAAAATTTCCTGATGGGTTTGCTCACTGCCAATACTTTATTCTGCTCATCCTCCAACCCTCCTAACACATCTTTAGCAATTGCCTTATACCTATTCCAGATTCCTCCTCCTTTTACTAAAACAAGGCAGAGTAAAATGAATAAAAGATTTCAGTAAACGAGCACATTTAGTTTGATGTCTACCCATCGTTCATGCTAAATACATATATTTCCATGAAGTGCCTGCAAAAGGCATTCTGCTGGCAGGTATATATTCCCCAAATTCATCAGGCTGCTGTGCCTTTGACCTCTTCTGTGCCAGAAAGACTATATACAAATGCTACCCTAAATGTccattcctttcttctttcttctccagtGTCCTTCAATTTAGGTTAATTCAAGTGAAGTTATTTGCACTGGAAAAATTCTAGTTAACTATTGACTCAAAGAAGTCTTTCAAAACTAGAATTATTCTGAAAAGCAAGTTACAGAGATCTAATCCTACAACTGTTTCTCAGTCCTCACTTGACTAAACATGGGCTTCAAGTGTTAATGATAATACTTTATCATTAGCTTAAAGAAATACGGATTGGATTGAGAGAACAAAACTAAGGATATTATTTTTGAAACGTATGTATTATATATTAACTATAAAATCTCTCAATTGTTGGCTACTTCCTGGCTAGAGTTAGAGAAAATTAATTGTGATAGCCTGGAAGGGGCTAAATTTTCAAAGTGTCAGTATGCTGTTATTTCAGGGATGTTTAATAGGTGAGCCTGCAAGAAGCAAAGAGATAGCACGAGAGGAAGATCTCATATGTTCCCAAAGTTTCCTGCAGTATCTGTAGAGCCATGGTGCTAGCAAGGAAGTTACCAGGATGTCAGAGCATTTCCCAAAGACAGGAAATTATCTTCACTCCATGCTGTCCAGCATACCGACAGCCAAGTTCAGCTATTATAGAATTGataaggttggaagagacctccaaggtcatcgagtccaaccattaacacagcactgccaaatcCACCACTAAACTGTGTCTCTAAGCACCACATCCACACTTCAACACTTCCAGACCCAGGGATTCTACCACTTCCCTAGGCAGCCTGCTCCAATGCTTGACCACCTTttcagtgaagatttttttctgaatatccAATATTTGCATGGCACAAGTTGAGGCTATTTCCTCTAATCCTGTCACCTGTtatctgggagaagagaccaacacccacctggctacaccttCCTTTTtggtagttgtagagagtgtctcccctgagccttcttttctccagactaaacaccAACTCCCTCAGTTACttctcatcagacttgtgctccaggcccttcaccagctccattgtccttctctggacacgctccagcacctcaatgtcttgtCTTGCAATGAGGGACCCAGAACTAAACACAGGActcaaggtgcagcctcaccagcaCCAAGTACAGGGGGAGGATTGCTTCCCTAGTcttgctggccacactatttctgATACAGGCAAGGATGCTCTTGGCCTTTGTGGCCACCTCGGCAGCCAAACCAGTGTCAGGGACTACAAGTAAAGCTCTGCTAAGGTTTGGAAATTTTCTTAATTATACCAAGAATATAAATTTTCAGTCTTCTCCTGTACTACAGCCCTAGCATTTTGGCCAGGGTTGGCTCCTGGTGACCCTCTCTGCACCACACAGCAGAGATCATAAGAGCAAATTATATTGCTAAAAATGAAGGAATAATGGAGGAGATATGAGAATGCCAAGTTATGGGTTTGAAATACTTTTCCCCCTACATTTCTTCATGTGGCTTaataatttcttctccttccctccctgacCACTTCCTTCCCTGCAGCAAATTCTGCAGGTCTCTGGAAGACTCTATCTGGAACCATTGTTCTTATTCCTCCACAACAACTGTGCTCCCAGCCCACATTAATACCTTTGCCCTTTAGGCATTTCCTTCTTGGCCCTGATATGTAACAGAAGTGATAAGGCTTTGAGGTGCATAGGATCCAAACAAACAGGAGTGAAAGACTTGTCCTGACCcaaccctgccctgccctccaccACTCTAAATGTAAGCAAAAGGACTGGGCTGCCAGCTAACCAAGTACAGAAAGAGCAGTCTGAGAGGACACTTAAATAAACTTCATTCACTGTGCAGGTGAATAAAAGCCTATCAATTCTGAATTAAAATCTAGACTGCTTTTCCAGAGAAAGCCACCAATGGGTGCAGATCTGATGTCTTTTCTGCAGAATGTAGATTCTGATTTGACTAAACAGGTGTGTGGTAGCTTCCCAAAAGGAATACCTGTCCCAGGTATACTCCAGGTGCAGCAGTaagaaacttttaaaatctCCTGTGGTTTCATTCTCAGTCAGAGTTGCATCATCAATATTTAATtcaaaatgctgaaatcactttttcCAGTGGTCCCAATGCAGAGCTAGGCACATTCTTGGTCCTGCTGCCCTCTGTTTCCCATATGCTTCTCCCAGCTGTAGGTAATCAGACCAAGGCAGGCAGAGGATGGATGAATAAAACCAGACTCTTCCAAATAGCTTTTTCTTAGAAAAACAAGGTTAAGAAGTCAGTTTGGTGTTATCCACAGTCCTATGAGCAGAGTTCcaacaaaagaagaaaggaggagGGCCCTTATTCTGGCTCACAGTCCTGGCATTGATGGCTTGACTGGACAGGTTAGAATCGAGGAGCTCCATAATCATCTGGCATCCTCTCAATATTGTacctgagaaagaaagaaaacttatGAAGACAATCTACTCCACAATGCTCCCCTTCCCAGTGTGGTGGTGCATCtatccccttttcctcctcaagGCTGCACTACCATCTCAGGGATTCCTGCTAGGCCTTGGCCTTTGTGTAATGAGTTAGGTGGTGAAGCATCCCTTGAGCATACCAGGAAGCCTTGCATGGCTAAGGTGAGAACAGCACTGACTGTACTGGGAACTCCTGTTGCTTATCTGTGGTAAAGGATGAGATTATCAGCCATCCCCTGACAATCCTAAATTGTGGCCTCAGTGGAATGGTACCAATATTACCAGAGTTTTGGAAACTCTAGTAGTTACCAGTCTGGATTATGGCCAAGATGTAAAATTTATGCATGACTAAAAGCAATCATCTTGTGACCCTATAAGCAGTGGTCTTAAGGTGAGGCCCTTAGAGCTTTCCTGGGCTgccatgggctgcagcagcacctctcTCTGAGCAGAAAGCCTCTTGGTCTCAAGGCTGAGACACTTGAGGATTGTCACTCAAGCCTTGCCTGTTGAGAAATGCAGAGACATTCCACGTGTTTCACTGAAGCTGAGGGGAATTTTTAACTGGTACCTTTATACACTTACCTATACATCTTTGTGTCAGTGTGCATGCATATGAATTGGCTGATATACTTTTTACTGAGTATAGTATGAATATTGCTTCCTGAAACTATAATTAAGTCACTGTTGTAATTGTAGTAAACCCTATTGAATCACTTTATAAATGTTAAATTAGTCAATGATTAAGTGCTTCCAAAATCTAATTAAGACAGAGACTGTTGACCAAGTCTGGGACTaagattggatgcagctgcACCTGGACTCCATCAAGAGGTCTGGAAAGCAAGGCAATCCTTACTGAACCTCATGACTCAATGAGAGGGTTGTCCTTTGCACTTCTGGTCTCCATGCAAAACATTCTAAAGTGATTTTAAGTCAATTTTCCTTTGTATGTTTCATCCATGTAGTAACAGAATGAACATTGCCATTAAATTCTGTTAAAATCACACTGCTACAATCTTATATTAAAAGCTACTTTTGCTAGTGTACCTTTGACAGTGATTCTTCAAGTGGACTAAAGTATTCATTTGTGACACCCATACAGCAAGAGGCTTACAGGTAAACTGAATAGTCAACTGTTGCATTTCTATCTGCAGCTCAGATccccaggaagaaaaatattacttcTAAAAGTAAAAAGTCTTCATAAGGCTGCAGTTATCCTTCACCTTAAACTCAGCAATCAGACATCTCAAAAACTCACCATCtcctgagaaggaaaaaaccctgcagttaTGTAAAATCTGATTTAGGATTTAAGAGCAGATCaccacaaaaataaatgtttagaCATTCAACATataattcacagaatcacttagattggaaaagacctccaagatcactgagtccTGCCTTTGACCGAATATCACCTTGAGAAttagaccatggcactaagtgccatgtACAGTTATTTCTTGAACatccccagggatggtgactccatcaccACCCTTGGCAGTCTTTTGGAAAAGTTCATGGCCAAGGAGAAAAGGTGTTTCGAGAGAAAAATCTTTTGAACCACATTCTAATTATAAATCAGTTAAAACTTTACATATCTATAGCAATCAAGCTCCTCATTTCAAATGTGCTGCACTAGTATCCTCTGagttggtttgggttttagTTAAGCGGCAAATTAAGTCTCTTAGCTGAGGGTACACAAAGCTACCAAATAGAATATGGAACAAGAATGGTTATTTTCTTCAAGAACCTGTAGAATGCATTTGCCTCAtagtcctgctgctgctggtaaGCAAAACTGATCTATGGAAACGCTAGCCTTAAGGAAACCACTTCTTCAGGTAAAGACAAGTGACCATATAGACTGCAATAAAAATGGGTCTGTGACCAGTCTCTTCCCAGCAGTAGCTGTACTTCAACTTCTGTGTAAACACCAGGCCCTTTACTGCAGCCTGCACTACAGACGATGAAGGAGAGAAGTACGTGGTGACAGAGTCCCTGTCAGTCAAGGATTGCACTGGGCAGGATTCCTTCCTGTCAGGGGCCCCTTACCTGTGCCTGGAAATATACATTATGGGCACTCCAGGGATTTTTCGTATTCTCCGCTTGAGCTCTTTATCCACTGTGGCCACAATGTAACATTtgtgctgtaaaaaaaaagaaggcaagtCAGATTCAACACCGGCGAATCTCAGAAAGGAGTCATGGCTGACCAAACGTTCCTATTCAGTGAGCTCACTGAACACAAGGAGGCTGAGTGTCCTTAGCAAGGCATTACCAGGACTTGTACAGAATTCCACAGCAGACCAATAACATCCTTCTGCCCACCAAAATAGACTCAAGAAATCTCTGCAACTCTGTCCAGCCTTTCAAGCTGACAGCTTTCCCATCCTAAGTGCTTCTTGATGCTGTCCTATACAACAAGAATGCTCAGGGAAGATAATAAATACCTTGCATCAAATAAAGTTGTGCTAGAACTGAAAATGTCCCTTGGTGAGATTTTACAGTTACTCAATGGGAAATTTAAGTCAGTCAGTGATTAGGAGGGTCCAGGAATTTTTAGTATGTTACCATGGTATAGAAAATGTCAGAAAGGGAAATACCTGAGTGACTCTCTGCACCAAGCAGTCATCGGCATAGGTTCCTTTGTGCATACACGGCAAGCGTTCAAACCGAGGGTCCTTGGCAATTCTGTGGGGACATAAAAAGCAGCACCACAGCAATCAGACCAGAGGGTACAGTAACACAGTATGGAGGAACAAGAACACCCCTTTCTGTCATATACAGAACACTGTTCTCAAAACAAGGGATGAAGTGATAGAATAAATGGTAGACAAAGGTCAACTGAAATgacctgcaaaaaaaaagaatgcaatTTGTCTGGTTATTACAGGTTAAGTATTTCTTATTACTAGTTTGTTGGATTCAAAATCTGTACAATGTTAGGCCATTGTCAAAATGAAATAACTGGAAGTAAGTTATCTGGGAAAAACTAGAACTTCTGGCATGTGATCGTTTGTACCATGCATAAAGGGACATTTCACCTTCTGTCTGAAGGGCAACATCAAAGCTGTTGAGGGTATGCACTCATATACTTTACAACACAGCAAGcccaaataaaaagaaattacatcTGAGTGATGTACATGAACTACACTGGACTAGTTTTGTACAGATCACACAATAACCTGGCTCTAGATTATCAGTACTTGGTACCTATTCATCCAGGAAGTAGGAATGAAAAGTTCTGTAAGACTTGGGACACTTTATTCATTTTTAGAAATTCTATAATtcttttttttgagaaaaagcaTTACTTTGAAAGTCTTAGGAGATTACAAGATTTACAGATTAATATTGTGCAATCATACCTAGCATTTAGTTTCTAAAACTTGAGCCATTTTATTGATCTTATAGAGACAGAGAAATACAACCAAGTTCAGGATCCTGCAACAACCTAAACACCCTCTAGTGCAGGAGCACTAGTCATAGGAAGTGTTTtcaattatttatattaaagCATTAAGTTCTAAAACAGAGAAGAACACCTTGCACCTACCTTAATGCCACACGGTACTTCTGTCCTAACTTCTCGATTTCACCCATTACACAATCTGTGATACATGGAATACCTAAATGCAAAAAAAGCCCACATTAAAACAAAGCAGTATTTATTCCCAGACCCCTACATACTGCCCACATGCTCCAGAAATATCATGGAACTCTATAATGTATTACTTACAGTGCCAACTGATAATGTTGCAAGGTGATGAAATGTAGAGCCACCAAATTTAACCATGCCACAgtaattttagatttttaagTTATTAGCACTCTAGCTTTGCTGAGATTAGCATTTTAAAACTGTTACTTGACTGAAACCAGAGACATTGCCAGGGTTACCACAGCTCCATGATTACAGCACACATTGTTTTTGCAAGATTTGTTATTCTCAGCCAGTGGCATGAGGCTGACAAAGCACATTAAGAGCACACTGGCACTGTGTGCTCTGAAGAAGCTGTGAGTGGTGCAGAAACTCACATTTGGCATAGAGACAGTCCATCATCGACTGCACTAGGTCCAGTTTGGCCTTGATGGAGAAGTTGATGAAGTTAGTGTCAACAAGGATGTGGTAAGGGGGGCCCAGCTGTGTATTATACTGGAAGAACAAGCAAGAGGGATGCTGGGGGCtgccaggaaaacaaagaattcATATCAGTTAATTGCATTTAGCATCACATCCAATCCTACAACTTGCACAGAATGAAAGAAGAGTAATGAACAGAAAGACCCATCAGGCTTCCTACTGCCTCCCAAGCACAATCCTTCGGTTTGGGGCAGCACATCTTCTGATAGTATCGCTCACAAACACCCTCAGTTCCAGCCTGAAACTGAGCACCACATCTTCTGATAGTATCGCTCACAAACACCCTCAGTTCCAGCCTGCAGCGTGGCcggccctccctccctccttccttccttctctccctccccagTGCCTCGGCAGCACTTACACCTCCCGCTCTTTGATGGCACTCGGgtcctccttcttcttcacgGGGGCTTTTGCGCGATCCTTCTCTTTACTGCAAAGAAACACAGGCACTACTGCGGTACAGCGATAAGGAAGAGCTACCGGCGGCGGAGAGACCTGGGCCAGGACCTCCTCCCACCTCTCCCGAGCGGGACACGAGGACGCTCCAGGGCCCCGCGCGGGACCGGGCCCAGTCGCAGCCACACTCACAGGCGCTCATCCCGGAGGCTGATCATGCGCTTCATGACCGCGTACTTCCGCGCCTTCTTCTGCTTCCCCTGCAAGGACACGGACACACAGCCGCGATGAGCTAAGGAGAGACCCGATCCCAgccggccgctcccgccccggCCCGCTCCCGGCTCACCATGCCGCTCCtgccggcctcgccgccgccaccgccgcgtCCCTGGTGCGTCACTGGGCCCCGCCCCGGGAGCGCGTCATCTCCGGCTGCCAGCG
This window of the Anomalospiza imberbis isolate Cuckoo-Finch-1a 21T00152 chromosome 6, ASM3175350v1, whole genome shotgun sequence genome carries:
- the FCF1 gene encoding rRNA-processing protein FCF1 homolog: MKRMISLRDERLKEKDRAKAPVKKKEDPSAIKEREVPQHPSCLFFQYNTQLGPPYHILVDTNFINFSIKAKLDLVQSMMDCLYAKCIPCITDCVMGEIEKLGQKYRVALRIAKDPRFERLPCMHKGTYADDCLVQRVTQHKCYIVATVDKELKRRIRKIPGVPIMYISRHRYNIERMPDDYGAPRF